One genomic region from Vitis riparia cultivar Riparia Gloire de Montpellier isolate 1030 chromosome 17, EGFV_Vit.rip_1.0, whole genome shotgun sequence encodes:
- the LOC117904034 gene encoding uncharacterized protein LOC117904034 → MGIRDQLHPIQRGNRVMLPAACYSLTSNEKKEFCKFLKEVKVPDGYASNISRCVQVNERKIFGLKSHDCHVLMQQLLPLAIRGVLHKNVCAVIVELCSFFKQLCSKVLKTDQLEHLENDIIVTLCKLERIFPPSFFDVMVHLPIHLASEAKIAGPVQYRWMYPIERYLRTLKSYVRNKSRPEGSIAEGYIAEECTTFCSRYLHDVETKHDREERNYVIENNITNGGGLTIFKCMGRTIGKSTSRVLSTEEWSQAHLYVLTNCEEVTSFIEEHKQSIRVSLVFVHEM, encoded by the exons ATGGGTATCAGAGATCAACTTCACCCCATACAAAGAGGGAATAGGGTTATGTTGCCTGCTGCATGCTATTCACtaacttcaaatgaaaaaaaggaattctgtaaatttttgaaagaagtaAAGGTTCCAGATGGTTATGCTTCTAACATCTCTCGGTGTGTACaagtgaatgaaagaaagatatttggGTTGAAGTCTCATGATTGTCATGTTCTCATGCAACAACTCCTTCCACTTGCAATTCGAGGAGTTCTACATAAGAATGTTTGTGCTGTTATAGTTGAACTATGTAGTTTCTTCAAACAGTTGTGTTCTAAAGTGTTAAAGACTGATCAATTAGAGCACCTTGAGAATGACATAATAGTCACACTTTGcaaattagaaagaatatttCCTCCATCCTTCTTTGATGTTATGGTGCATTTACCTATTCATCTTGCAAGTGAGGCAAAGATCGCTGGACCAGTGCAATATCGATGGATGTATCCTATTGAGCG GTATTTACGTACATTAAAGTCTTATGTCCGTAATAAGAGTCGTCCAGAAGGTTCTATTGCAGAGGGGTACATAGCAGAAGAATGTACAACCTTTTGTTCAAGATATTTGCATGATGTTGAAACGAAGCATGACcgtgaagaaagaaattatgtcattgaaaataacataacaaaTGGTGGAGGgttaaccattttcaaatgcatggGACGTACAATAGGAAAGTCAACATCTCGTGTTCTTAGCACAGAAGAATGGTCCCAAGCACATTTATATGTGTTGACTAATTGTGAGGAAGTGACGTCATTTATTGA aGAGCATAAGCAATCTATAAGGGTTAGCCTCGTATTCGTGCACGAGATGTAG
- the LOC117905079 gene encoding uncharacterized protein LOC117905079 — protein sequence MFALTHTRKDGTPVDDHSKEIMDQFQQLLSQPEGTSSSTSASSGASTSVDEIYTQVMGPERHGRVRGYGFGPTPTSIFGSTSRRRSGVILSTQLENAQEMLIAAEQKFTTATEELSNVKDELSHVKETFEERLIEVQKKTREEVKEEFEEKMMEMQRKMQAQMQAQIQEQMMQMMQQFQQKQ from the exons ATGTTTGCCCTGACACACACAAGAAAAGATGGGACACCTGTTGATGATCATTCTAAGGAGATTATG gATCAATTTCAACAATTACTATCTCAACCTGAGGGgacatcttcttctacttctgcaTCATCTGGAGCATCTACATCT GTAGATGAGATATATACTCAAGTCATGGGTCCAGAGAGGCATGGTCGTGTTCGAGGGTATGGATTTGGTCCTACTCCTACCTCAATCTTTGGTTCTACTAGTAGAAGACGATCAGGAGTTATTCTTTCAACACAACTTGAAAATGCCCAAGAGATGCTAATAGCTGCAGAACAAAAGTTTACAACTGCAACTGAAGAACTCTCAAATGTGAAAGATGAACTCTCacatgtgaaagaaacatttgaagagaGGTTGATAGAAGTTCAAAAGAAGACAcgtgaagaagtgaaagaagagtttgaagaaaaaatgatggaaatgcaaagaaaaatgcaagcacaaatgcaagcacaaattcAAGAACAGATGATGCAAATGATGCAACAATTTCAGCAAAAGCAGTAG